In Terriglobales bacterium, the genomic window GGTGGCAGATTGGATTTCCTGCACGTCGACGAGGTTGGTGGGATAGCGGCCGGTGTAGCAGGCTGTGCAGTAGTTGGTTCCTTCCCCGTCCGCACAAGCCTTCTTCAACCCTTCCAGAGAAAGATAGGCGAGTGAATCAGCGCCAATGAATTGCCGGATCTCCTCGGGACTCTTGTTGGCGGCGATGAGATCTTTCTTGTGCGGCGTATCTACTCCGTAATAACAGGGCGAAATCGTTGGCGGACACGAGATCCGCATATGGACTTCCTTCGCACCGGCTGCGCGGATCATGCGAACGATCTTCTTGCTGGTGGTGCCGCGGACGATGGAGTCGTCGATCAGAATCACACGCTTTCCTTCGAGCACGCTGCGCACGGGGTTGAGCTTCAGTCTGACTCCGAAATCGCGGACACGCTGCTCCGGCTCGATGAAGGTTCGCCCGACATAGTGGCTACGAATGAGCCCTACGCGATAGGGAATACCGCTCTC contains:
- a CDS encoding amidophosphoribosyltransferase, which translates into the protein ESGIPYRVGLIRSHYVGRTFIEPEQRVRDFGVRLKLNPVRSVLEGKRVILIDDSIVRGTTSKKIVRMIRAAGAKEVHMRISCPPTISPCYYGVDTPHKKDLIAANKSPEEIRQFIGADSLAYLSLEGLKKACADGEGTNYCTACYTGRYPTNLVDVQEIQSATVTTE